In Monodelphis domestica isolate mMonDom1 chromosome 4, mMonDom1.pri, whole genome shotgun sequence, one DNA window encodes the following:
- the LOC130454043 gene encoding zinc finger protein OZF-like produces MKTNSVEKSEKPGVTFGAFHLYSFQKSTNMYTGEKFYKCPQCRKAFNKSSKLILHQRIHVGENTYECNVCGKGFHHRSKLSIHQRAHTRKNPYQCNDCGKMFINDSKLILHQRIHTGEKPFKCNDCGKVFSHRSKLIIHQRIHTGEKPFKCDDCGKAFNQSSHLLQHQRIHTGEKPFKCHDCGKAFNQSSNLLQHQRIHTGEKPFQCSDCGKAFNRSSHLFQHQRIHTGEKPFKCDDCGKAFHQNSHLLQHQRIHTGEKPFLCHDCGKAFNWISNLLQHQRIHTGEKPFKCSDCGKAFNQNSNLFKHQRIHTGEKPFNCNDCGKAFNQSSNLIVHQRIHTEKVIKKS; encoded by the coding sequence ATGAAAACAAATTCTgtggagaaatcagagaaaccagGAGTCACATTTGGGGCATTTCATCTTTACTCATTTCAGAAAAGTACCAACATGTATACTGGAGAGAAATTCTACAAGTGCCCTCAATGTaggaaagcttttaataaaagctcaaaactcattttacatcagagaattcatgttGGAGAAAACACTTATGAATGCAATGTCTGTGGGAAAGGTTTCCATCATAGGTCAAAACTTAGCATACATCAGAGGGCACATACTAGAAAAAATCCTTATCAATGCAATGActgtgggaaaatgtttattaatgactcaaaacttattttacatcagaggattcatactggtgagaagccttttaaatgtaatgattgtgggaaagtCTTCAGTCATAGGTCAAAACTTATtatacaccagagaattcatactggtgagaagccatttaaatgtgatgattgtgggaaggcctttaatcagagttcacacctccttcaacaccagagaattcatactggtgagaagccttttaaatgtcatgattgtgggaaggcctttaatcagagttccaACCTCCTTcagcaccagagaattcatactggtgagaagccatttcaatgtagtgattgtgggaaggcctttaatcgaAGTTCCCACCTctttcaacaccagagaattcatactggtgagaagccatttaaatgcgatgattgtgggaaggcctttcatcagaattcccacctccttcaacaccagagaattcatactggtgagaagccatttctatgtcatgattgtgggaaggcctttaattgGATTTCCAACCTccttcaacatcagagaattcatactggtgagaagccatttaaatgtagtgattgtgggaaggcctttaatcagaattccaacctctttaaacaccagagaatccatactggtgagaagccatttaattgtaatgattgtgggaaggcctttaatcagagttcaaatttaattgtccatcagagaattcatactgaaaaggttattaaaaaatcatga